The Streptomyces sp. NBC_01775 genome includes a region encoding these proteins:
- a CDS encoding HAD-IA family hydrolase, whose translation MRKVVSFDCYRTLINFDTKSATHEIVKDRLAEAGVDPERFHYDAYVMRFQGVVDGYRPYREVVRRTLKSVMLLHGLEYRDEDGDALIEAIKGFQPFREVPEALRRLKGEYDIAILSNSEDDLISYAVEALGVEFDYVLTAEQAGAYKPLPEAFEYLMKATGRGPEGIIHAAQGWEYDIMPTKRYPGMRRIWVNRYGVQGSDAFQPYEEITNLSELPGLLGV comes from the coding sequence ATGCGCAAGGTCGTCTCCTTCGACTGCTACCGCACGCTCATCAACTTCGACACCAAGAGCGCCACCCACGAGATCGTCAAGGACCGGCTGGCCGAGGCCGGTGTCGATCCGGAGCGGTTCCACTACGACGCGTACGTCATGCGGTTCCAGGGCGTCGTGGACGGATACCGGCCCTACCGTGAGGTCGTCCGCCGCACGCTGAAGTCCGTCATGCTGCTGCACGGACTGGAGTACCGGGACGAGGACGGCGACGCGCTGATCGAGGCCATCAAGGGGTTCCAGCCCTTCCGGGAAGTCCCCGAAGCGCTGCGCCGCCTCAAGGGCGAGTACGACATCGCGATCCTCTCCAACAGCGAGGACGACCTGATCTCCTACGCCGTCGAGGCTCTGGGCGTGGAGTTCGACTACGTCCTCACCGCCGAGCAGGCAGGCGCGTACAAGCCGCTGCCGGAGGCGTTCGAGTACCTGATGAAGGCCACCGGGCGCGGCCCCGAGGGCATCATCCACGCGGCCCAGGGCTGGGAGTACGACATCATGCCGACCAAGCGGTACCCGGGGATGCGCCGGATCTGGGTGAACCGGTACGGCGTCCAGGGCTCGGACGCCTTCCAGCCGTACGAGGAGATCACGAACCTCTCGGAACTGCCCGGCCTGCTCGGGGTCTGA
- a CDS encoding MFS transporter, whose product MPLPEISSDASRSSATSLDDSPVTSFHRKLVAVAMGGPFCDGYLLGVMGVALSLITPALALDTLWSGLIAASVLVGVFLGGAIFGPITDRVGRHVMYVLNLAAFAVLSAAQFFVTEAWQLLVLRLLIGIAIGADYPIASALTTELVPRRMRGPALSGLVVAWWVGYGVSYWAGWALLNAGADSWRWMLASGAVPAVIFFFMRTGIPESPRWLASRGRVEEAREVVRRHLGRDVSAEELLSEGGDRRGGSGLGNLLEIFRRGYAVPVVFCSLFWICQVAPAFAVRSFQPQILESFGVGGTIGASALITTIAVIGTAVGLLVVNSMGRRPLLISSFLCVTVSLVALIVLPSHLAFLIVALFAAFQFFEAAGSGLQFVYPSELFPTDLRATGVGIATAMSRVGSASSTFLLPMATGDFGVRGTLAVGAVITFIGLLVSVFMAPETKNLALVEASNRT is encoded by the coding sequence ATGCCTCTGCCCGAAATATCGAGTGACGCGAGCAGATCGTCGGCAACGAGCCTCGACGACTCCCCCGTCACCTCCTTCCACCGCAAGTTGGTCGCCGTCGCCATGGGCGGTCCGTTCTGCGACGGCTACCTGCTCGGCGTCATGGGCGTCGCGCTCAGCCTGATCACCCCGGCCCTGGCGCTCGACACGCTCTGGAGCGGGCTCATCGCCGCTTCCGTGCTCGTCGGCGTCTTCCTCGGCGGCGCGATCTTCGGTCCGATCACCGACCGCGTGGGCCGCCACGTGATGTACGTGCTCAACCTCGCGGCTTTCGCGGTCCTCTCCGCCGCGCAGTTCTTCGTCACCGAAGCGTGGCAGTTGCTGGTGCTCAGGCTGCTGATCGGCATCGCGATCGGTGCCGACTACCCGATCGCGTCGGCCCTGACGACCGAGCTGGTGCCGCGCCGGATGCGCGGCCCGGCTCTGTCCGGCCTGGTGGTCGCCTGGTGGGTCGGCTACGGCGTCAGCTACTGGGCCGGCTGGGCGCTGCTCAACGCCGGCGCGGACTCGTGGCGCTGGATGCTCGCCTCCGGGGCCGTCCCGGCCGTGATCTTCTTCTTCATGCGGACCGGGATTCCCGAATCGCCCCGGTGGCTGGCCTCGCGCGGGCGTGTGGAAGAGGCCCGGGAAGTCGTGCGCCGCCACCTCGGCCGGGACGTCAGCGCGGAGGAGCTGCTGTCCGAGGGCGGGGACCGGCGCGGCGGCTCGGGGCTGGGCAACCTGCTGGAGATCTTCCGTCGCGGCTACGCCGTACCCGTGGTGTTCTGTTCGCTGTTCTGGATCTGCCAGGTCGCGCCGGCCTTCGCCGTCCGGTCCTTCCAGCCGCAGATACTCGAATCCTTCGGCGTCGGCGGAACGATCGGCGCCAGCGCGCTGATCACCACGATCGCGGTCATCGGGACGGCGGTCGGGCTGCTCGTGGTCAACTCGATGGGCCGGCGCCCACTGCTCATCAGCAGTTTCCTGTGCGTCACCGTCTCACTCGTCGCCCTGATCGTGCTGCCGTCGCACCTCGCGTTCCTGATCGTCGCCCTCTTCGCCGCCTTCCAGTTCTTCGAAGCCGCCGGGAGCGGACTGCAATTCGTGTATCCCAGCGAGCTGTTCCCCACCGACCTGCGCGCCACCGGCGTCGGCATCGCCACCGCGATGAGCCGGGTCGGGTCGGCCTCCAGCACGTTCCTGCTGCCGATGGCCACCGGCGATTTCGGGGTGCGCGGAACGCTCGCCGTCGGCGCGGTGATCACCTTCATCGGCTTGCTGGTCTCGGTCTTCATGGCCCCCGAGACGAAGAACCTCGCCCTCGTAGAAGCCAGCAACCGCACCTGA
- a CDS encoding D-2-hydroxyacid dehydrogenase, translating to MADRLIVLYKDHLPPNRDRFESLADTVYATEEELPLFLGGADILLAWWPLSPAVAASWPTDPAKAPRWVHVAAAGVDPYLFPALTGSPVVLTNSRGVYDEPIAEYVLGLILCMAKDFPGTWEHQRRREWRPRAAERIGGRSVLVWGTGAIGRAAARLLRVAGMRVSGAGRAGRTGDPDFGTVHGPGSLRAALGEADYVVLAAPLTPATRGMVDASVLAAMRPGARLINVGRGPLVDERALIDALAEGRLAGAALDVFTQEPLPAGSPLWDLPGVIVSPHTAGEATDWRTDLAELFLDNLTRWAAGRPLHNVVDKRLGYVTDGSAGPAADL from the coding sequence ATGGCTGACCGGTTGATCGTGCTGTACAAGGACCACCTGCCACCGAACCGGGACCGGTTCGAAAGCCTCGCGGACACCGTGTACGCCACCGAGGAGGAGCTGCCGCTGTTCCTCGGTGGCGCGGACATCCTGCTCGCCTGGTGGCCCCTTTCCCCGGCAGTGGCCGCCTCATGGCCCACCGACCCCGCGAAGGCCCCGCGCTGGGTACACGTGGCCGCCGCCGGTGTGGACCCCTACCTCTTCCCCGCGCTGACCGGCTCACCGGTGGTGCTCACCAACTCACGCGGTGTCTACGACGAGCCCATCGCCGAATACGTACTCGGACTGATCCTGTGCATGGCCAAGGATTTCCCCGGCACGTGGGAACACCAGCGGCGGCGCGAGTGGCGCCCGCGCGCCGCCGAGCGCATCGGCGGTCGCTCGGTCCTCGTCTGGGGTACCGGAGCCATCGGCCGCGCAGCGGCCCGCCTGCTGCGCGTGGCCGGTATGCGGGTCAGCGGCGCGGGCCGCGCCGGGCGCACCGGTGATCCCGACTTCGGGACGGTGCACGGCCCTGGGAGCCTGCGCGCCGCGCTGGGCGAGGCGGACTACGTCGTCCTGGCGGCCCCGCTGACCCCGGCCACGCGAGGCATGGTCGACGCCTCCGTGCTGGCGGCCATGAGACCGGGTGCCCGCCTGATCAACGTCGGCCGTGGGCCGCTGGTCGACGAACGGGCGCTCATCGACGCACTGGCCGAGGGCAGACTGGCGGGCGCGGCGCTGGACGTCTTCACCCAGGAGCCGCTCCCCGCCGGCTCACCGCTGTGGGACCTGCCCGGCGTCATCGTCTCCCCCCACACCGCGGGCGAAGCGACCGACTGGCGCACGGACTTGGCTGAACTGTTTCTGGACAACCTCACCCGCTGGGCCGCCGGCCGCCCCCTGCACAACGTGGTCGACAAGCGGCTCGGCTACGTCACGGACGGCTCCGCGGGCCCGGCAGCGGACCTTTGA
- a CDS encoding SpoIIE family protein phosphatase, which yields MNSRDVASGDAGEGRVPEDLAVVVDAGGTITAWSAGARQLLGYEPAEIVGRAAVDLLAADLPEPALRRLADGRRWAGEVALRHRNGGCVVVRLQGTPLVDAGRKPLWLVSGAAPANVTRRVDPGVAALWDLTLTQLPMPVAVYDREARLVAANEVMTRVMGRPEEDMRGLTLWEIEPSPPFDTYDRLQRQVLRTGEMVFHEDHGQAPGEPRPHAWSMFIAPLKDEAGTVQGLSVVVFDTTEQYWARRRLAVLNDASLRIGSTLDVTRTAEELAEVAVTGLADFVTVDLLESVALGDEPEPVPRDEPVTVRRTAQRSVLEGCPESVVASGGTTFYPVGTPPARTLITGRGTRHMPGDPRLREWLESSPARAESVAKYMIHSVMMVPLRARGVTLGLVHFLRHRTTESFSKDDLVLAEEIVARAAVSVDNARRYTRERRTALALQRSLLPERPPGLAGMEVAYRYLPAGSGADIGGDWFDVIPLSGARVALVVGDVVGHGVHASATMARLRTAVRTLADIDLAPDELLTQLDDLVIRLDREEGPEVRKQAEEASGEVGATCVYVVYDPVSRRCSMARAGHPPPALVTPDGSVRFLDLPAGPPLGLGGVPFEAAEVELEEDSLLALYTDGLVEATNRDMEAGLALLRQALSNPADGLEETCDQVLRTVLPGRPADDIVLMLARTAALDAGNVRTWQLAQRPESVAEARKAAGEQMASWGLAEAAFTTELIVSELVTNAIRYAEAPLELRLIRDSTLICEVSDGSSTAPHLRRARVLDEGGRGLLLVAQVAERWGSRQTPTGKIIWAEQPLPAETSPDSP from the coding sequence ATGAACAGCAGGGACGTCGCATCCGGAGACGCGGGGGAGGGACGCGTACCGGAGGACTTGGCTGTCGTCGTCGACGCCGGTGGGACGATCACGGCGTGGAGCGCCGGAGCTCGGCAGCTGCTCGGATACGAACCCGCCGAGATCGTGGGCCGGGCCGCCGTCGACCTGCTCGCTGCCGACCTGCCCGAGCCCGCGCTGCGCCGCCTGGCCGACGGGCGCCGGTGGGCCGGTGAGGTGGCGCTCCGGCACCGGAACGGAGGCTGTGTCGTGGTGCGGCTACAGGGAACGCCGCTGGTGGACGCAGGCCGCAAGCCGCTCTGGCTCGTCAGCGGTGCCGCGCCGGCGAACGTGACCAGGCGGGTCGACCCGGGGGTGGCGGCCCTGTGGGACCTCACGCTCACGCAGCTCCCCATGCCGGTGGCGGTCTACGACCGCGAGGCCCGGCTGGTGGCCGCCAACGAGGTCATGACCCGGGTGATGGGCAGGCCCGAGGAGGACATGCGGGGCCTGACCCTGTGGGAGATCGAGCCGAGCCCGCCGTTCGACACCTACGACCGCCTCCAGCGGCAGGTCCTGCGCACCGGTGAGATGGTCTTCCACGAGGACCACGGCCAGGCCCCGGGTGAGCCCCGGCCGCACGCCTGGTCGATGTTCATCGCCCCGCTGAAGGATGAGGCCGGCACCGTTCAAGGGCTGTCCGTGGTCGTGTTCGACACCACGGAGCAGTACTGGGCCCGCCGCCGCCTGGCGGTGCTCAACGACGCCAGCCTCCGCATCGGCAGCACCTTGGACGTCACCCGGACGGCCGAAGAACTGGCCGAGGTGGCCGTGACCGGGCTCGCGGACTTCGTCACCGTGGACCTGCTGGAGTCCGTCGCACTGGGCGACGAGCCGGAACCGGTACCGCGGGACGAGCCGGTCACCGTGCGCCGAACGGCGCAGCGGTCGGTGCTGGAGGGCTGCCCGGAGTCGGTGGTCGCCTCGGGCGGCACGACTTTCTACCCAGTGGGTACACCGCCGGCACGGACGCTGATCACCGGCCGGGGCACCCGGCACATGCCGGGAGATCCCAGGCTGCGGGAGTGGCTCGAGTCCTCCCCGGCCCGCGCCGAGTCCGTGGCCAAATACATGATCCACTCGGTGATGATGGTGCCGCTGCGGGCCCGGGGGGTGACCCTGGGCCTGGTGCACTTCCTGCGGCACCGGACGACGGAGTCCTTCAGCAAGGACGACCTGGTACTCGCGGAGGAGATCGTCGCCAGAGCGGCGGTGAGTGTCGACAACGCCCGCCGATACACCCGTGAACGCCGGACGGCCCTGGCGCTCCAGCGCAGCCTCCTTCCCGAGCGCCCGCCGGGCCTGGCGGGGATGGAGGTCGCCTACCGCTACCTGCCGGCCGGCTCCGGTGCGGACATCGGCGGGGACTGGTTCGACGTGATTCCGCTGTCCGGCGCCCGGGTCGCGCTGGTCGTGGGTGACGTGGTGGGCCACGGCGTTCACGCGTCGGCCACGATGGCCCGCCTGCGGACCGCCGTACGGACCCTCGCGGACATCGACCTCGCCCCTGACGAGCTGCTCACCCAACTGGACGACCTCGTCATCAGGCTCGACCGGGAGGAGGGCCCGGAGGTGCGCAAGCAGGCGGAGGAGGCGTCGGGAGAGGTCGGGGCCACCTGCGTGTACGTCGTGTACGACCCGGTGTCCCGCCGCTGCTCCATGGCGCGCGCCGGGCATCCGCCGCCCGCCCTGGTCACCCCCGACGGGAGCGTACGGTTCCTGGACCTGCCGGCCGGGCCCCCGCTCGGCCTCGGCGGCGTGCCGTTCGAAGCCGCCGAAGTGGAGCTGGAAGAAGACAGCCTGCTCGCCCTGTACACCGACGGCCTGGTCGAGGCCACGAACCGCGACATGGAGGCCGGGCTCGCCCTGCTGCGCCAGGCGCTGAGCAACCCGGCCGACGGCCTGGAGGAAACCTGCGACCAGGTGCTGCGCACCGTGCTGCCCGGCCGTCCCGCCGACGACATCGTTTTGATGCTCGCCCGGACGGCCGCGCTCGACGCCGGAAACGTACGCACCTGGCAGCTCGCGCAGCGCCCTGAGTCCGTGGCCGAGGCCCGCAAGGCGGCGGGGGAACAGATGGCCTCCTGGGGGCTGGCGGAGGCGGCGTTCACCACCGAACTGATCGTCAGCGAGCTGGTCACCAACGCCATCCGGTACGCCGAAGCCCCCCTTGAGCTGCGGCTGATCCGCGACTCGACGCTCATCTGCGAGGTGTCCGACGGCAGCAGCACCGCACCGCACCTGCGTCGAGCCCGCGTTCTCGACGAGGGCGGGCGCGGGCTGCTGCTCGTCGCCCAGGTCGCCGAGCGCTGGGGCAGCCGCCAGACTCCCACCGGCAAGATCATCTGGGCCGAACAGCCGCTGCCCGCTGAGACATCCCCTGACTCACCCTGA
- a CDS encoding ATP-binding protein, protein MRATLAGRPGRTAEETCQGVLDAVLPPDPSDDVALVVARTRRLDAEYMAEWAVDLDPAAVARIRTEVADRLAVWGLTELGFATELIVSELVTNAIRYGTDYVHVRLLLTRSLICEVADGSSTAPHLRRAATTDEGGRGLYLVSRFAERWGTRYPDGRKVVWTEQSLTPDDLPLCRCHRRGPPGPVGRSGLVTPGRPVNGCPRRGAAPSPA, encoded by the coding sequence TTGCGCGCGACGCTGGCCGGGCGGCCGGGCCGGACTGCGGAGGAGACCTGCCAGGGTGTGCTCGATGCCGTACTACCGCCGGATCCGAGTGACGATGTCGCACTGGTCGTCGCCCGTACCCGTCGCCTGGACGCGGAGTACATGGCCGAGTGGGCGGTGGATCTCGACCCGGCCGCGGTCGCCCGGATCCGGACCGAGGTGGCCGACCGGCTCGCCGTATGGGGCCTGACCGAGCTGGGTTTCGCCACCGAACTGATCGTCAGCGAGTTGGTCACCAACGCGATCCGCTACGGCACCGACTACGTCCACGTCCGGCTGCTGCTCACCCGCAGCCTGATCTGCGAGGTGGCGGACGGCAGCAGCACCGCCCCGCACCTGCGCCGTGCCGCGACGACGGACGAAGGCGGCCGTGGACTCTACCTCGTCTCCCGTTTCGCCGAACGGTGGGGAACGCGCTATCCGGACGGCCGCAAGGTCGTCTGGACCGAACAGTCGCTCACGCCCGACGATCTCCCCCTGTGCCGATGTCACCGACGAGGCCCTCCTGGACCAGTGGGACGATCCGGCCTGGTGACGCCCGGCCGACCGGTGAACGGCTGTCCCCGGCGTGGGGCGGCACCGTCGCCGGCGTAG
- a CDS encoding SDR family NAD(P)-dependent oxidoreductase: protein MRRGRRLAGRTALVFGAGSSGDGVSNGKAAALAFAREGARVAAVDIDADQARRTAEAITAEGGEALPLTADVTVEEQVSAVVVAAERAFGTPTVLHNNVGVARLGDVTALDLAAWRSALAVNVDGVFLTCKHVLPRMVAAGGGAIVNVSSIAAIRDTGYPYPSYSASKAAVNQLTVALALRHAAQGIRVNAVLPGLIDTPLVAQQIVAGADDPQDALAARHAASPTGRMGSPWDVAAAAVFLASEEAAYVNGVCLPVDGGLTARC, encoded by the coding sequence ATGCGCAGGGGACGACGACTGGCCGGCCGTACCGCACTGGTCTTCGGGGCCGGATCGAGCGGGGACGGAGTGAGCAACGGCAAGGCTGCCGCGCTCGCGTTCGCCCGGGAGGGCGCGCGCGTCGCGGCGGTCGACATCGACGCGGACCAGGCGCGCCGCACGGCCGAGGCGATCACGGCCGAGGGCGGTGAGGCGCTGCCCCTGACGGCCGACGTGACGGTCGAGGAGCAGGTGTCCGCCGTCGTCGTCGCGGCCGAGCGCGCCTTCGGCACGCCAACGGTGCTGCACAACAACGTCGGCGTGGCCCGCTTGGGCGACGTCACCGCGCTCGACCTCGCCGCATGGCGCTCCGCCCTCGCGGTCAACGTGGACGGTGTCTTCCTGACCTGCAAGCACGTGCTGCCGCGCATGGTGGCGGCGGGCGGTGGAGCGATCGTCAACGTGTCGTCGATCGCCGCGATACGCGACACCGGTTACCCGTATCCCAGCTACAGCGCGTCGAAGGCGGCGGTCAACCAGCTCACGGTCGCCCTGGCGCTGCGTCACGCCGCCCAGGGCATCCGCGTCAACGCCGTCCTTCCGGGGCTGATCGACACCCCGCTGGTGGCCCAGCAGATCGTGGCCGGTGCCGACGACCCGCAAGACGCGCTCGCGGCCCGCCACGCGGCGAGCCCGACCGGACGCATGGGCAGTCCCTGGGATGTGGCGGCGGCTGCCGTCTTCCTCGCCTCCGAGGAGGCGGCGTACGTCAACGGCGTGTGCCTGCCCGTGGACGGCGGCCTCACTGCACGCTGCTGA
- a CDS encoding PucR family transcriptional regulator, translated as MIFRIGGCDGQGRPSGGRRYPMLGGRLQDVVDDLAERIGRSVAVNDPRVHILCASRHFGDEDEVRVRAVLQRDAGSAAAGHILAQGVDRWTEPGVIPPRADLGMRARLCAPIRWRHQLLGLLIVIDPDGSLPCPSIDAVTAATRTLAPLMYRDFAADDSERMAREGALRQLLNPSATARETGRDALARGGRLPSSRYATVTVARVVGDPPADRTGAVEVALRTGLERVAADRSSRAEFCLAGPQGMLLAFTDRPMPQEQLRARASALLGQARSVLAGTAECVAGIGEAVEGGAEAAWMSCEQAIGAARAAGLRPGGDGIVHWEELGALAPLSLLPPDRLTPALLPGPLRTLLAQDPSGRLTETLGAYLDHGGSAPRTAHALHLHRTSLYYRLQRIAELTGLDLADGDNRLALHLGLRLHALMRTADHA; from the coding sequence ATGATCTTCCGTATCGGCGGCTGCGACGGGCAGGGCCGTCCGTCCGGTGGGAGGCGATACCCGATGCTCGGAGGCCGACTCCAGGACGTCGTGGACGACTTGGCGGAGCGCATAGGCCGTTCCGTCGCGGTCAACGATCCACGCGTTCACATCCTCTGCGCGAGCCGGCACTTCGGTGACGAGGACGAGGTGCGGGTGCGCGCCGTGCTCCAGCGTGACGCGGGCAGCGCGGCGGCCGGCCACATCCTCGCCCAGGGCGTCGATCGCTGGACCGAACCCGGTGTCATCCCGCCGCGCGCCGACCTCGGCATGCGGGCCCGGCTGTGCGCACCGATCCGGTGGCGGCACCAACTGCTGGGCCTGCTCATCGTCATCGACCCCGACGGCTCCCTCCCGTGCCCCAGCATCGACGCCGTCACCGCGGCCACACGCACCCTCGCGCCCCTGATGTACCGGGACTTCGCCGCCGACGACAGCGAACGCATGGCCCGGGAGGGGGCGCTGCGGCAGCTGCTGAACCCGTCGGCCACCGCGCGCGAGACCGGGCGGGACGCGCTCGCACGCGGTGGGCGGCTGCCGTCGTCCCGCTACGCCACCGTCACCGTCGCGCGGGTCGTCGGTGATCCGCCGGCCGACCGCACGGGCGCGGTGGAGGTGGCTCTGCGCACGGGGCTGGAGCGGGTGGCGGCCGACAGGTCGTCGCGGGCCGAGTTCTGCCTCGCCGGCCCGCAGGGCATGCTGCTGGCCTTCACCGACCGTCCCATGCCCCAAGAGCAGCTACGCGCCCGGGCGTCGGCCCTCCTCGGTCAGGCACGGTCGGTGCTGGCCGGGACGGCGGAGTGCGTCGCGGGGATCGGCGAGGCCGTCGAAGGCGGCGCCGAAGCGGCGTGGATGTCCTGCGAGCAGGCCATCGGTGCCGCACGGGCAGCCGGTCTGCGGCCCGGTGGTGACGGAATCGTCCACTGGGAGGAACTGGGCGCGCTGGCACCCCTGTCACTGCTCCCGCCGGACCGCCTGACTCCCGCACTTCTGCCCGGACCACTGCGCACCCTCCTCGCGCAGGACCCGTCGGGCCGCCTCACCGAAACCCTGGGCGCCTACCTCGACCACGGAGGTTCGGCTCCGCGCACCGCGCACGCCCTCCACCTCCATCGCACCTCGCTCTACTACCGGCTACAGCGGATCGCGGAACTCACCGGGCTCGACCTGGCCGACGGCGACAACCGGCTCGCTCTCCACCTGGGGCTCCGCCTCCACGCGCTGATGCGCACGGCCGACCACGCGTGA
- a CDS encoding MFS transporter, which yields MSTTAPPAVRTVSTSRIAVASFIGTAIEFYDFYIYGTAAALVLGKLFFPTFSALAGTLAAFATFGVGFVARPIGAVIFGHFGDRTGRKTMLVTSLLVMGAGTVAIGLLPTYREVGIAAPALLVLCRFLQGVGLGGEWGGAVLLATEYAPRGKRGLWSSFPQMGPAIGFIVAGGSFLLLGRTMDDAAFESWGWRIPFLASAALVVVGFYIRMRIAETPVFQKAMEQHERAKAPIVDVVRRQGATLALATCAFILAHTLFYTITTFALSYGTTVLDLDKDMLLVCAMAAALVLGLATPLLAVLSDRIGRRTVCLSAGVLAALWAYPMFALINTGEPLLIGLAMAVGMLAFAALYGPMGAFLPEMFATRYRYTGASVAYNASGIVGGGVTPLLATQLVASTGSSVPVSGYIVLVALASALCVWFLKETHTNDLGDDPARPHADG from the coding sequence ATGTCCACCACCGCCCCACCTGCCGTCCGTACGGTGTCCACGTCACGGATCGCGGTCGCCAGCTTCATCGGAACGGCCATCGAGTTCTACGACTTCTACATCTACGGGACCGCCGCCGCGCTCGTTCTCGGCAAGCTGTTCTTCCCCACCTTCTCCGCGCTCGCGGGCACCCTGGCCGCGTTCGCCACCTTCGGTGTCGGCTTCGTCGCCCGCCCGATCGGCGCGGTGATCTTCGGGCACTTCGGGGACCGGACCGGCCGCAAGACCATGCTGGTCACCTCCCTGCTCGTCATGGGGGCGGGAACGGTCGCCATCGGACTGCTGCCCACGTACCGGGAAGTCGGCATCGCGGCACCGGCATTGCTGGTGCTGTGCCGCTTCCTGCAAGGTGTGGGGCTGGGCGGCGAGTGGGGCGGCGCGGTGCTGCTGGCCACCGAGTACGCGCCCCGGGGCAAGCGAGGACTGTGGTCGAGCTTCCCGCAGATGGGCCCCGCCATCGGCTTCATCGTCGCGGGCGGCTCGTTCCTGCTGCTGGGCCGGACGATGGACGACGCGGCCTTCGAGTCGTGGGGATGGCGGATCCCCTTCCTCGCCAGCGCGGCACTGGTGGTCGTCGGCTTCTACATCCGGATGCGGATCGCCGAGACCCCGGTCTTCCAGAAGGCGATGGAACAGCATGAGCGGGCCAAGGCGCCCATCGTCGATGTGGTCCGCCGCCAGGGCGCCACCCTGGCCCTGGCGACGTGCGCGTTCATCCTCGCGCACACGCTCTTCTACACCATCACGACCTTCGCGCTCTCGTACGGCACCACGGTGCTGGACCTCGACAAGGACATGCTGCTGGTGTGCGCGATGGCGGCGGCGCTCGTCCTCGGCCTGGCCACCCCGCTGCTGGCCGTCCTGTCCGACCGGATCGGCCGCCGCACCGTCTGCCTGAGCGCTGGGGTATTGGCCGCGCTGTGGGCGTACCCGATGTTCGCCTTGATCAACACGGGCGAACCACTGCTCATCGGGCTCGCGATGGCCGTCGGGATGCTCGCCTTCGCCGCGCTCTACGGCCCGATGGGCGCCTTCCTCCCCGAGATGTTCGCCACCCGCTACCGGTACACCGGCGCGTCCGTGGCCTACAACGCGAGCGGCATCGTCGGCGGTGGCGTCACCCCCCTCCTCGCCACCCAACTCGTCGCCTCCACCGGTTCGTCGGTCCCCGTGTCCGGCTACATCGTGCTGGTCGCCCTGGCCTCCGCGCTGTGCGTGTGGTTCCTGAAGGAGACCCACACCAACGACCTGGGAGACGACCCCGCCCGACCACACGCTGACGGGTGA
- a CDS encoding MurR/RpiR family transcriptional regulator yields MNTSSGETLGHRIRNRSATLSNGERAVADYLQRHPEETAISSAAKLGEVTGTSDATVIRTARKLGFDGLNDLKRSLVEHLARRRNPAQVLDDRVQRLSPVEHGVLHPVIDAGLALLGEVPALIESAEWSRAVAAINEAEHVWVYGIGPGASVAGHFALSLRRAGKAADAWTATGFGLADDLLRLRPAHAVVAVAPLRVFREIGTLLDHAHRVGASSVLLTEATDEGRGTRADVLLPLPDSTDGAANELIAPLTILHALVLELVAARRSSAVDHYQQLNALRTEIAGTELDISRLPEL; encoded by the coding sequence GTGAACACTTCATCCGGCGAGACCCTGGGGCACCGCATCCGCAACCGCTCCGCGACGCTCTCCAACGGCGAACGGGCGGTGGCCGATTACCTGCAACGACACCCCGAGGAAACGGCGATCTCCTCGGCCGCGAAGCTCGGCGAGGTCACCGGGACCAGCGACGCCACAGTGATCCGCACCGCCCGCAAGCTCGGCTTCGACGGGCTCAACGACCTCAAGCGCAGCCTGGTCGAGCACCTGGCCCGCCGCCGCAATCCCGCGCAGGTCCTCGACGACCGGGTGCAGCGGCTGTCCCCGGTGGAGCACGGCGTGCTGCACCCTGTGATCGACGCGGGGCTCGCACTGCTCGGCGAGGTGCCCGCCCTCATCGAGAGCGCCGAGTGGTCCCGCGCGGTGGCGGCGATCAACGAGGCCGAGCACGTCTGGGTGTACGGCATCGGCCCCGGCGCCTCCGTCGCCGGGCACTTCGCGCTGAGCCTCAGACGCGCGGGCAAGGCGGCCGATGCCTGGACGGCGACCGGGTTCGGCCTCGCCGACGACCTCCTGCGGCTGCGACCCGCCCACGCGGTGGTAGCCGTCGCCCCGCTGCGGGTGTTCCGCGAGATCGGCACCCTTCTCGATCACGCCCATCGTGTCGGCGCGAGCAGCGTTCTGCTGACCGAGGCCACCGACGAAGGAAGGGGAACCCGGGCGGACGTCTTGCTGCCGTTGCCCGACTCGACCGACGGGGCGGCGAACGAACTCATCGCACCGCTGACGATCCTGCACGCCCTCGTGCTGGAGCTGGTCGCGGCGCGGCGTTCGTCCGCCGTCGACCATTACCAGCAACTCAACGCCCTGCGTACCGAGATCGCGGGCACCGAGCTCGACATCAGCCGGCTGCCGGAGCTTTGA